From Manihot esculenta cultivar AM560-2 chromosome 18, M.esculenta_v8, whole genome shotgun sequence:
tttccatccctcctctggtcctcttccataacctccctcacatctgaagaacttcctcctctatctgtcccccttctgctagcatcaaaagaccttctagggtcccttgacactctttctctgcttgatctacatgacattgccctaggcaatgctggaggacgggcactcgtgccctcatcctcaggtggtactccagtcaatcgtgcagatcgacgagttcccctcatcctgttttctgaaaggcagcacataacaaacaaatattagcatcatatggttcatgtgggcacacatgaaccctcatcacatacatcacatatcattaatgcacatgcatataatcatggcatttcacatcatcatgcaagacaggactccacatcctatcctagtggacatgatcttcctattgtgcttgaccttctataacatctatgagcctgacactctaggtccgaccatatgaacctagggctctgataccattctgtaacgacccaaaaatcggaccgctaccggcgctaggatccagatcggcttaaggccgccgggacccgtagcaagcctgacatgtaacctgtaaacctgtttaatcccatacatgatcaacaatcatacataacaattaaaacttttctttcatacattctctcatacaccaaactcaacctgtgcatgcactgaacatagacataatcataaacattgacccctctgtgggatctcatcaatgccccaatgggcgatacaacataagttgagttggtttacataaacatcataagacATCTAAGATCacgtattaaaagggataacaatacccatagggtcaagcacaacttctaatcctcaatatcattatacataacatgactattcaactttacatcatcttacaatttatcatgtccactttctatctattacaaacatatgactttactcttcttgacttctctgtctagcctgtacctgcaatcctgggggattagggaaaaggagtgagctactagagcccagtgagcagaataatgaaaaacaacatttaaattctcatgccatcatgtaatgcaacacatcacaacaaatcacatctcggatggtattgtcaccaatagtcctctacattccaaagtgccgggacgtagaatgggtacaaccggtctttctcttaacataacatatcataacattccaatgtgccagggacgtagaatgggtacaacctggacttccataccatatcatgccgtaacatcatcataccatatgaggactaaaggatcatccaataaccaattcacatcaacatcataaatgcaatgcaacatattcgtgaattctaatgcaaacaacctaattcatcacatggcattcatgatgcatgaacatgctaaaaactttataatttatttgctttaaatcgtaaaggtttattctactcacctctagctgaagttctactgactcagaagcagctgaactcactgctggggtcctcggttcctcgggtccgaacctacacaggtggactcaaatgagggaccaaacaactagaacataactctaaaaacatcccccaaaaaccccctaaaacacctcaaaacaatcatgcaaaaacatgcaaaggaaggctgaacagggcaggttcggcggcaccttcggcagctgaaagtccctccagagccgaaacccaggcaggttcggcggcaccttcggcggccgaaagtcccagacagagacgaaagtctcttttcgggggcaggcttcggcagccgaaaggcttgcctccccagccatgttcggcggccgaaagtccttcggctgccgaacctggtttctgccaaagggcagaaacttggctcctctatgcacatttgcctccaaaacttccaatcatgcataaacctattctacaacacacatactcaagcatacaagctcctaggggcttcaaaccatctaaaaccccatctacaacacatcaaacaacacaaatccaacatacattgcccataaaccaacaaaaacccaaaaactcataaaaccctacacatgcatttctacttcaagaatcaacttaaaacttgttaaaaacatatagtgaactcaagatcggtccttacctcttgaagatcgagaggaaaatgaccctagctcgaagatggaagagatttgagttcttgaacctcaaagccccaaaacttgctttaaactcgaaaatcttcaaaataaagcaaaaacttgtgaaaatcttgaaagatctgaaggaaaggactcaagattggtgagggacggtggagagctcaccttggctaaaaatggggaaaaagctcgcccgttttcggctaagggacccttttatagtggctggccaggccacgttcgggggccgaacgtgcctccgcatgcatgccatgttcggcggccgaacttgaggtttggcggccgaacctggacttccctcacttatgccttcgggggcctaaggcacacccgaaatgcccgcatgttcggcggccgaacttgaggttcagcggccgaacctgggttttcctcaaaggttgttttcatacaaaactcattttcctttttacttaaaatcatcaaatacattaaaacattttatgaaaacatggttttacccttctagaggtctccgacatccgagattccaccggacggtaggaattccgataccggagtctagccgggtattacagatactTGGTCGTTGGCCTGATGGATACCTTTCTAGTGGTCTGATCGTGAAATGTGTCACGGTTCTAAAGTGTAAATCATACTGACTGTTCTGAGTGGAACCATGCGGCCTTAGCTCAGTCCATCGAACTAAGTCAACTTCTATCCGGGTTGAGCATGCATTGTCCTTACTTTCTTCTCACTTGCCTTATCGACCAGGCCGATCCAAGATCTTGTCCAACACTAGGCCAAAATTGATCCAAGTGATATAGTAATGCCTTGGAGAGTTGTCGAGTTTTTTTcagtcctgatgagcttccgagcatttttcagccctattgagCTTTCAGGCATTCTCTAGCCCTGACTAGCTTCCAGACATTTTCCAGCCCTATCAAGTTTCCGAGCATTCTCTAGTCCTGATGAACTTACATGCATTTTCTAGCCTTATCAAGTTTCTAGGCATTCTCTAGTCTTGATGAACTTACATGCATTCTCTAGTCCTGATGAGTTTCCAGACATTTTTCAGGCCTGACTAGCCCTAACAAACTTACAGGTATTTTTTAGTCCAGGCGTACTTCTGAGCATTTTTTAGCCTTGACTAGACCTAATAATCTTCCGATCATTTTCCTCCTTACCGACTTTACTCACTTGTTAAGCAGCTTTTTGTAAGAGCAATGGCAAATGCATTGTAGCCTACatatgaaatgccttagaaacttcctgtgaagagggatcaaGACTCGATTGGTCGGCCTGACTCATACTTGTCTTGTTTAGTGAGACTAACACTCGAATTATGGCTTGATGAATTTGTGCCTTGTGGCTTGACATTAGATGGCTTACTATGCAGGACTAACACTCAgatggcctggcacgagacgCCTTTATTTAATGGGTCCAATGCCTAGATTATGGCATGAGATTATGGCCTGATGAATTTTCATTTTGTGGCCTAGTATGAGATGCTTTATTATGCTTGACTAACATCCGAATGGCCTCAGGTTCGAGCTCTACTTTGAACTCCGCTTTTGAGTGACGGGTGAGCACGGAATTGAATATACGATTATGGAGTACGATATAcagtttataatatattattagattTCATATCTCAATATTATTTTAtgttaaatctattaaaaattattatttagtctatattttaaaatattactttaattAGTGGTATTATTTCAAACAATTAACGattcataaaaactaaatagttattattttaaaattataaatattaaatatttatgattttaaaattatagagattatataattaattttgaattacagaataaatacttatatgttaaaattatatagacTAATTCGATACAATAGTATTATAGTTATTTCACGTGTTACTATACTTGTGACCTTTATGCCTTTTAATGCTATTAAACttgaatagtaaaaaaaattatcttattgttaaatataaaaggacaaaatatttaattttattaacttatATAGAGTAATAGTACATTTTCCTAAATCCAATTATAAAAACTGTATTCttacttgataaaaaaaattatgatttggttttttatattatagaaaaatttattaattaattttttaattttaaaaaatatattaaaatatttttaaaattaataaaaatttattaattaatttactcgTTAAGTTTAACAATTAAGTGTAATAAAAACTTTACAAtgcttttaatataaaaattaattaataaaattttataaaactaaaaaaataattaataaaatttttcatacaatataaattaaataataaaatatttaataagtaaattttttaaaatataaaaaatattacaacttaatttttaaaatagaggaattaacaattaataaattttaatataattagggactaaatagttaatttgcactttatttttcaaTGCAGCAGAAAAGAGGCAAAAGTGGAAAGCAAGGTGGCCTAAAAGGCAAAACAAATCCAATTTCCAAATCCCAATTCCTCTCTGTCGCTCTGTTTGTGTTTCTGCACATACACATTGGAGTTGGATAATCGCATGCTCACATAGCTCGGTATTCGTCCAGTATAATGATCATAAGAATTCAATAGGGAGGGAGAATTTGATTATGGAATGGAAACGGTGGAAGTGGCATCTTTCGACGTGAGATATTGTCGGTGGTGTCAGGTTCCTGTGAAGTTAGAGCCATGGCGGACTCAGACAAGGGAATGTCTTCTGATAACATAAAGGGGCTGGTGTTGGCTTTGTCTTCCAGCTTCTTTATTGGAGCAAGTTTTATTGTGAAGAAAAAGGGTTTGAAGAAAGCTGGTTCTTCTGGTCTCAGGGCaggtaaaaatttttcttttccttttatatatataaattgtttTTGCCTTTTGGGTTCGTTTCTGGCTGTGAAATGAATTGCATCACATGGGCGTAAGACTAGGAATTGTGTTCTTTGCAATTAGCTGAGAGGATTTCTTCCTGGCTTGAACTGGGTAAAATTTGGTGGGTCAACTCTGGGGTTTTTAATCCCTTTGTCTAACTATAATGAAATACTTGCAACAATTGAAGAATTCTTAAAAATATGATGCAATTACATTGTaatctgaatattttatttggtTTCATAATCTTTGTTTCCCAGTTTGCAATGGCCATTGGAGAATTGTTATGTTGTGTTGCATTTGGAATGCAGTTCTGGTGAATTTTTTTGGTTGTCCGCTTGATTCTTATATCCACTTCCTTTTGTGCTTTTTCCTGTGCAATTGCATTTGTTAGTTATTGCTGTTAGAAGTGTTTTGGTGGCATATCATCTCTTGATGTTGCATAATGTTTTTGCTTATGGGAATAAAGTGGTGTGTTTATACTGTCTCCCAAATTATTGATTTTGTTGCAGGTGCTGGGGGTTATTCTTACCTGTATGAGCCACTTTGGTGGATTGGCATGATTACAAGTAAGTTTAAGTTTGCATACTTTTCTTGTCCCTTCAATGGAGAATATGGAACAGAAATTGGGAGGAATTGACAGTTTAATATTATGAAGCCTTTATGTGTTTGGTGATTACATATCATCAAGGAAATGAAAGTTATTCTTGGCACTAAGACTTCAAGCTACAGATTCTTCCTTTTCATTGAAACTGTAATTTCTCATAATTCATTCTGTTTCCATGTTTTTTTAGTGCCTTAAGATTGCAAAAATTTGGGAAATGCAAAGGACCACTTGGatgaaattattttctaattatCAACTTTAACTTTGTATTCATATGATTGAATGTGTTCTTGCTTCATTTTCCATTGAAAGCTTATCAAAACACTAATTTGTGGTTTGATACATGAAGGATTTCTTATTTAATTGTTGTAAACAGAGTCCTTTTAAACTAATTACCAAATATAATCTGAAAGAGGTGCAAAATGCTTTTGTATGACTGCACTTCCTTATATTATGCCTTATATTATGCATTTCAATATTTTGTTGCTTTCTGGAGCAGGACACGCTCTGATATCAAACCGCTAATTTGTGGTTTGATATTGAAGCATTTCTTTATTCAATTGTTATAAACAACGTTCTGTTAAACTAATGACCAGATATAATCTGAAAGATGTGCAACATGCTTTTGTATGACTGCACTTCCTTTTATCTAGCATATTCAATATTTGGTTGTTTTCTGGAGCAGGACAAGTtgttatattttcttttgaaatgaTTACCCTTTATTttcatctttatttattttttaaaaagttgaaGCCTATTCAAGGTTTGAGTGCATACTAACGTGGATATTGTCACTATGGCAGTGGTTGTTGGGGAAATTGCTAACTTTGCAGCTTATGCATTTGCTCCTGCTATTCTGGTTACTCCTCTTGGTGCACTTAGCATTATTATCAGGTAAGAGAAGATTTACAATTGACTATGACAAATCAGCTATCTGATTATAATGCTATCTTTGTTGTTCTCTCACAGTGCTGTCCTAGCTCATGTTATTTTACGGGAGAAGTTGCACCTATTTGGGATTCTTGGTTGTGCTCTATGTGTTGTGGGTTCAACGACAATTGTGTTGCATGCTCCTAAAGAACGAGATATTGAGTCTGTCAAGGAAGTGTGGGAACTTGCAACGGAGCCAGGTAAATATTCCTaaacaagaaaaaaagaaaaataaaagaactaTAATCGCTTCTACCCATGATAGATCCTTGATTTGATCACATCTTTTTAAAGAATTGAAATTCTGCATATTTGGACGTATGCAGCCTTCCTTGTCTATGCTACTTTTGTCATTGGAGCAGTCTTCGTCATCATTGTTTGTGTTATACCCCAATATGGACAGACTCATGTCATGGTATATATAGCTGTTTGTTCACTTGTGGGTTCATTATCGGTATGTGTCAGTTTTTGCTCTCTCTTGAAactgatatatattttattgttgTTAAATACACTCTCATGCATACATATTAACTGTTGTTAAAATTATCTTCCCTTCACTCTAACAGGTCATGAGTGTTAAAGCAATTGGAATTGCTCTGAAGCTTACTTTCTCAGGCATGAATCAATTACTATACCCCCAGACATGGGCCTTTACCTTGGTTGTGCTTACCTGTGTGATCACTCAGATGAACTATTTAAACAAGGTACTCCTTTTCTTAGAAGTTCTTTCAGTCCCTTCAGATTTTGAAGGATAAAACCTATTGCATTAACCTTATACTAATTTATTTGTAAGTAAGCTTAGTAGCGTATCAACTAGGATAATTTTAAATGCAGCTGgttatttcataatttactAGAAAAACCTTTAATTTTTCAGAACTTTAGCTCTCAAGTATGATGATGAGCTCTCGACCTTCCTGATCACATGACATTGCTGAATTTCAGTAATTCTAAGTTTGATGATGCAGTATATCCTTCTTGTTGCTACATTGTAAAGAAGCCACAGAATTCTAGTGCAAATTGAGAATATAAGCtacaactttttctttttctggcaTTATAGTGTTGGGCATTAGGTTTGGGGCTCAAAAAAGTGCTGTTTTGAAAACAATTTGGTGTTCTTATGACTAAATTatgtcaaaaataattttaaattattttttaatattctctaaatagtatttttaaaaatgtgttCTCAACCGCAGCTCGAACAGCAATGCTAAACAGACCCTAAGATTGTGTTTCTTAAGCTAAAAATTATGTTGAAAGTTTAAGAGCTGTAGTACTCATCTAGGATTATCTCTTAGATGAGTACTAGTGTCAGTCAGGGATGGTGCGATCGACAAATCTGGGCTGTTGATTCATTTGGGTCCCATTGTTCAATATGCATGAAACCCACATGAGTCAGTGGTTCAGATGCGTCAGTTGCAGGTGGTGCCAACATTTCTGGTCTCTAAGTTCTTTCCATAAACCCCATTATATTATGGATTTTGCAGTAAACTCATCCTAGTCTCTTAATTGCAGGCTCTTGATACGTTCAATACGGCTGTCGTTTCGCCTATATACTATGTGATGTTTACATCCTTAACCATTTTGGCCAGTGTAATCATGTTTAAGGTAATTTTTTTACCAAGTATATTTGTTTTTCCCCTCTACTTTCTCTCCTGTCTGTGTCCACTTTGAAGTTTCATGTGGCGGCTGTCTTGCCTTTTCTTACCAAGCATCCCCCTTGCTGCTGTACCCAGAATTCATGACCATACAATTATATACTTTTTCTGATTCAGGATTGGGATCGACAGAATCCAACTCAAATTGTCACTGAGATATGTGGATTTGTGACTATCCTTTCTggaacttttcttcttcacaaAACAAAGGACATGGTCGAGGGTGAGAATTATGGGCTTGTTCTGCAAtgttttatcattttcttttggTTTCTTAGAGATTATTGATGTAAAAATTAATGAGCTTTTGTTCACAGGTTCTTCACAATCATTGAGACTTCCCAGGCACACACAAGACAATGTATTTGAACCTGAAGGGATCCCTCTTCGGCGTCAGGAATCCATGCGACAGGCATAGCTGTAAATCCATTGATTCTCTGGGCTGGTTTCTTTCAAGATGTTGTTTGTATTTTGGGGGAGTGTGGGAACCATGCCATTAACCTGTACATTACCAACACAGTAAGCTGGTTCTTTATGTTCTTTCAGAGGATAATGCGCAAACGCGGCCTGAGTTATTCTCAGGCGACTTTCAGCTGCTTCCATGTACCGGGTTTTTGTCTTTTtggagttaaaaaaaaaatatttggcaTTTTAGATATAAACTTATTTGTCAAAAAAAAGGAATAGAGGTCGCTTATTCGGCTGTAGGCTGTTCAAACAGCCCAACAGGCTTtagaaattcaaaaaataactttttttttttactttttagttattattatattataataatatatttttatattattttaaaaatgtatattattaattatttataatatagtaataaatatttttaataatatattttatttttttaacatattacACGTGTAGcactttaatttaattgttataaGGTTTAATGATAAACTgttatcatatttttttataaaattttatttaattgttatattatatattataataatatattctattatatatattataaaatatatttagtcgtgttattaataaataaaaaaattaataataaaaaagcatATTCTctgttttttaaatataaataaagtatatttagttagttttattatattttttagatacttctaattttcataatataatattaaatatattttatataacagttaaagatgttattataaaaatgtttttaattttatattatatattataataaaaatacattttattatttatattataaaatatatttaattatattattaatatttaaataaaaaatattattaatactatTTAAGTTCAATGCtatgaaattaatattatattataattgaacATATACGGTTGTACGTACAATCaatacaataaaatataaatttaattattataattttaaatatttatattaattaattaatttatttattattaatattttttataattctaaatatttcttgtactgtttgatttttataatatttttatatattaaaataacaaaatatattaaatataataactataaattaatataattggtACTATGTAATTACGgtgttattatattaatatattcaaatatttattattataaaaaattatattataaataatatattaataaattaaattgtacataatataacatatattataaaaataaaaaatattaaaaaaattatgtgaacttATAAAAGAATTATTCGGGTGCTATTTAATAATTCGAGTATGACAAcggttaaaaaatattttaggtaAAAAGCACCATTTTGTTTACTgcctatataataaatttatattttatagcgtaattttaaatatattttatattacatgtacttttaataaaaaaatatatttaatttattatatattataataaaatataatttattataaaaaattttaattatattataataataaattttaatttattattataaaattaaaaaataatttttatatacaaaaaaataacaactcagtgatattatatatgtttaattttagaataatatcatttcataattttaaatattttgtgcACAATTCCTTTTATTATCAacttatatatgttttcctaaaCGATTTTGaactaatataaaaaatatttataatataattttttaataaaaaattattattattataaaaaattatacagcAGCAAAATTAGACAgtaacaataatatttttaaaaatttaaatgaataaattaaaatatattattataatataattaaatatttttatgataaatataacaaaatataataaattattctcttaaataaattaaatataatataaaatatatttaatattgtactataaaatataataaattaaatatatttaatttattatatttacatgTAAATGTTattaacaatattttttaactgttattgtatttttcatttattaatacTAGATCATTTATAACAAGTTACGATAggaaattaacattaataaactGTTATTGtaacatatttattaataaattgttatcatattttttaataatatttttactttttataatataaaccgTTATCAtaagaaattaatattaatataatatagtattactataatatataatataacagtcaaaatatttttatttaacgttagatattaatataatatatttaatgttatattatgcctcacagatttaatttgatggtaaatatatttaaataaatttgagaggttttaGATTCTATTCTCTCAATTTATTTAtcgtttattttattaaaataatatattttaatttattaatttaaaatttatatatatatatatatttaaaaaaatcctgtaaacaatttaaatcatgcCTTTGTAGatgataattatataatttaatataaaatttgggGATAGATTTTGATTGAAGTTGCTTGGAATTAACTCATAATCCAAAATTCAAATGCTGCCCAAAATTAAGGAAAAGATTTTCTGATTATAGTAAAAGTGAAGTCACTAACAACTTGATTAAAGACACAACACCTTCATCCATTCCATGCAGCTGCTACATCCAAACAAATCTCTAATGCATACTTAATCCTTAAACTACTGAAAAATTGGTAAACCATGGAATCTATCATTTGCATATGTAGAAAGGACAAATTTCAAGTGTAAACTTAGAAAACAAATCATATGTTAAAAACAGAGACACAGAGTAGGGAGTAGTAGTGCAATCCCTTTCCAAGCTATACAGAGTCAACACCCACAGCAAATGGATGTAACTAAGGCTCCCCAGCTCCcagagttaaaaaaaaaaaaatttatacgaTGATGCCAGACTTCTGATATCCAAATTAAGGTTGAATTCTAGAGAAcgaaacaaatttaaaattcagtAGAACTATTAAGCAAGCTGATTTAGCAGTACGATATCTAATTCGTGATTAAAACAGGCCGGACTGACCCAAATTTGAATCCATGAGGAGAATCTAGCATATTTGATGTGACAGAGAGCAGGTCTGACTACTCCACGGCCCTACAGCATGTGTACTGcagaaaaattaaatggccgtctaaCGAGAATAAGTAAATAGATATATCTATACGTAGATCCTATGGATTtacgtaataaaaataaatggtaTTACAATAGAATGACGATTATGCATCACTAAAAACTAAAGGAGAATGTGTAACCTCTCAAACTAACATTATACACaatcttataaattttatttttttaaaatctcgtAACatcattatataaatattaatttttaattattaattatacataaaaataaatatatttaaaaaataacatttttatgtGTAATTAATAGTCTAATACTTGTATGAGTATTTGCCttttttaactaataattttatcttctaatgaagattaaagttttttttttctaaaaccaGTTGACTCTGAGTAATAAtcgtaaaaaattcaaaatattatttcaaaatGAAAGGCAAATCAACCTATGGGTGCCGGTGGGACTACGTAATGGGTGGGACCCTATCCTAGATTCTTCaccaacaattaaaaaaataaaacataaattaatatatatttatataaatttggtTCTTGCAGCCGTTGAACTAATTTGTCCAAAGACCATCTACACCAAGCCCACAGCTCCAACTTCCAAAACAAACCTGTTCATACCCATCTCTTATGTTACCCACCACAGCCCATGGCCACTGAAGACTACTTCAGCTTCCCCACCACCACCGACACCACCTCCTCGGCTATCGACACTCCACCTCTATGGCGGTTGTCTCCGGCAGCCTCTCCTGATTTTTGCCATGGAACCacaaaaacagaagaagaagaagaagaagaagaagatagtgACCAAGATGAAGACTACCAAGATTGTCTCCCAACACACCAACCAATCAAGTACTCCACCCAAATAAAGAGCTGTTCATGGGCAGAGCGAGGTGGAGGCGCAAAGTTGGATGATGAAAAtgaagataaagaagaaaaaatggACATGTTGTGGGAAGATTTCAATGAAGAATTATCGATAAAGAGAAGTCCAAGTTCATTAAGATTTGATTCTGATATTCATATGGTTAAAATGGGATGTATTCATCAGATTCAATCTCTGAGATCGTCCACTAAAACTACTAGTACCGCCATGGTTTCACCTAAAAAGCCACCTGCAGCAGCTGCAAGTTTGGTAGTGTTCATCAAAGTCTTGAAGAAGCTTTTCTTGCTTCACAATTCTCATACCCATCTTTCTGTTCATCGCAACCACCGCTCTCCCATAAAGAGAGCTGAGAATCAATC
This genomic window contains:
- the LOC110605878 gene encoding probable magnesium transporter NIPA4, which codes for MADSDKGMSSDNIKGLVLALSSSFFIGASFIVKKKGLKKAGSSGLRAGAGGYSYLYEPLWWIGMITMVVGEIANFAAYAFAPAILVTPLGALSIIISAVLAHVILREKLHLFGILGCALCVVGSTTIVLHAPKERDIESVKEVWELATEPAFLVYATFVIGAVFVIIVCVIPQYGQTHVMVYIAVCSLVGSLSVMSVKAIGIALKLTFSGMNQLLYPQTWAFTLVVLTCVITQMNYLNKALDTFNTAVVSPIYYVMFTSLTILASVIMFKDWDRQNPTQIVTEICGFVTILSGTFLLHKTKDMVEGSSQSLRLPRHTQDNVFEPEGIPLRRQESMRQA
- the LOC110606492 gene encoding uncharacterized protein LOC110606492; protein product: MATEDYFSFPTTTDTTSSAIDTPPLWRLSPAASPDFCHGTTKTEEEEEEEEDSDQDEDYQDCLPTHQPIKYSTQIKSCSWAERGGGAKLDDENEDKEEKMDMLWEDFNEELSIKRSPSSLRFDSDIHMVKMGCIHQIQSLRSSTKTTSTAMVSPKKPPAAAASLVVFIKVLKKLFLLHNSHTHLSVHRNHRSPIKRAENQSW